A genomic region of Lycorma delicatula isolate Av1 chromosome 4, ASM4794821v1, whole genome shotgun sequence contains the following coding sequences:
- the LOC142323297 gene encoding H/ACA ribonucleoprotein complex subunit 1-like, translating into MLFQGRDRGFKRRGGGGGRGGGGFGGRRFEDQGPPEKVMLVGHYKWPCEGDLVVKSAIEDVPYFNAPVYLEDKKQIGKIDEIFGSIRDYYFSVKLSEDLFAKSFSSNQKVYIDPAKVLPLQRFLPQPPGTKRGGGGRGRGGGRGGGRGGRGGGGRGGGFGGGRGGGFGGGRGGRGGFGRGGGAGGGGRGFGGGRGGGGGSGGRFSSGGRGGRWGAKSW; encoded by the exons ATGTTATTCCAAGGACGAGATAGAGGTTTTAAACGAAGAGGTGGTGGTGGGGGACGGGGTGGAGGAGGCTTTGGAGGCAGGAGATTTGAAGATCAAGGACCTCCTGAAAAG GTAATGCTAGTAGGACATTATAAGTGGCCCTGTGAAGGTGATTTAGTAGTGAAATCTGCTATTGAAGATGTGCCATATTTCAATGCACCTGTTTATTTAGAAGATAAAAAGCAAATtggaaaaattgatgaaatatttggaagcATAAGAGATTATTATTTCTCCGTTAAACTATCTGAAGACCTTTTTGCTAAATCTTTCTCCTCAAATCAAaaa gtATATATTGATCCAGCCAAAGTTTTACCACTACAGAGGTTTTTACCACAACCACCTGGAACAAAGAGAGGTGGTGGTGGAAGGGGTCGAGGGGGTGGTCGAGGTGGAGGACGTGGTGGCCGCGGTGGGGGAGGTAGAGGAGGAGGCTTTGGAGGTGGAAGAGGTGGTGGTTTCGGCGGTGGAAGAGGTGGGAGAGGAGGTTTTGGCAGAGGCGGTGGTGCTGGAGGGGGAGGACGTGGCTTTGGTGGTGGAagaggtggtggtggtggtagtGGGGGAAGGTTTAGTAGTGGCGGCAGAGGTGGCAGGTGGGGGGCTAAATCATGGTAA